A genomic region of Anaerolineae bacterium contains the following coding sequences:
- a CDS encoding adenylyltransferase/cytidyltransferase family protein → MGKVLSLEEAIAWREALAVSGKKLVFSNGHFDLFHVGHLDYLEKARALGDALFIGVNDDDSTRRLKGPGRPLIPAEERARLLAALVVVDAVIIFSSDTADGLIRQLRPDIYAKGGDYEHKVLPERTTVEALGGQVVLIPFLPGHSTSDLIARIKALAEGE, encoded by the coding sequence ATGGGCAAAGTACTTTCACTTGAGGAAGCAATAGCCTGGCGGGAAGCGCTGGCGGTCAGCGGGAAGAAGCTGGTCTTCAGCAATGGTCATTTCGACCTTTTCCATGTTGGCCATCTGGACTACCTGGAAAAGGCGCGTGCGCTGGGGGATGCACTGTTTATCGGCGTGAACGATGACGACTCCACGCGGCGGCTTAAGGGGCCGGGCCGTCCCCTGATTCCCGCGGAAGAGCGGGCGCGGCTGCTGGCAGCGCTGGTGGTGGTTGATGCGGTGATCATCTTCTCTAGCGATACGGCTGATGGCCTGATCCGCCAGCTACGCCCGGACATTTATGCCAAGGGCGGTGATTATGAACACAAGGTGCTGCCTGAGCGGACCACTGTCGAAGCATTGGGTGGGCAGGTGGTCTTGATCCCGTTTCTGCCCGGCCACAGCACCTCAGATTTGATTGCGCGGATCAAGGCCCTGGCGGAGGGCGAATGA
- the murJ gene encoding murein biosynthesis integral membrane protein MurJ, translating into MSAELQARDDAGVARATGINALGNIASRVLGLGREMLLSNLFGAGVAVDAFNIALIVPRTLYDLLIGGHVNSALVPVLSEYAMQQDRSALWRLVNLLLGLVVVALAVLVLMLELLAPQIVGLIAGEAVPQVRELATVLLRITMPALLFLGVFALLSGLLYALRRFALPAFAGAVFNGTIVFVAVIAAPRLGIQAMALGWLIGAAVQMGAQCWGLRGAQLRLVLRGAWQEPGLRRILVLYVPVLASLVIDTLVIRLVSYRLAAQVGPASISYMNFATTLVQFPHGLVATAISIAILPTLSRQAVLLHSDDGLRTYQDTLSRGLRLAAALIIPASVGLFVLAAPIVRLIFEHGSFTAVDTAHTVLALQLYLIGLPFAAVDLLLVFAFYSQQDTLTPAIIGVISLAAYMAVALGLMDRYGLFSLMIADSVKHILHASISAWLLRRRIGGRYRNGLATTVLKTALASAVMGLVAAEANRLLTDLVPAGLPGEILLVLGAAAAGGAMFMVLALALHIGELTWLLGLLKARLVR; encoded by the coding sequence ATGTCTGCTGAACTGCAGGCTAGGGATGACGCTGGTGTGGCCAGGGCAACTGGCATCAACGCTCTGGGGAACATTGCCAGTCGGGTGCTGGGGCTTGGGCGCGAGATGTTGCTCAGCAACTTGTTTGGCGCCGGGGTGGCAGTTGACGCTTTCAACATCGCGCTGATCGTGCCCCGCACCCTGTATGACCTCCTTATCGGAGGACACGTCAACAGCGCCCTGGTGCCGGTGCTCAGCGAATATGCCATGCAGCAGGATCGGTCGGCGTTGTGGCGGCTGGTGAACCTGCTGCTGGGTCTAGTGGTAGTTGCGCTGGCCGTCCTTGTCCTGATGCTGGAACTGCTTGCGCCGCAGATTGTCGGCCTGATCGCCGGGGAAGCGGTGCCGCAGGTGCGGGAACTGGCGACGGTGCTCCTGCGGATCACCATGCCCGCCCTGCTGTTCCTCGGTGTATTTGCCCTGCTGAGTGGTCTGTTGTACGCACTGCGGCGTTTTGCGCTGCCCGCCTTTGCCGGGGCTGTGTTCAATGGCACGATTGTGTTTGTGGCGGTCATCGCTGCGCCCCGGCTGGGTATTCAGGCGATGGCGCTGGGCTGGCTGATCGGCGCGGCGGTGCAGATGGGCGCGCAATGCTGGGGGCTGCGCGGCGCGCAGCTGCGACTGGTGTTGCGCGGCGCGTGGCAGGAACCTGGCCTGCGACGCATTCTGGTGCTCTATGTGCCGGTGCTGGCCTCGCTGGTGATCGACACGCTGGTGATCCGCCTGGTGAGCTACCGTCTGGCAGCACAGGTCGGCCCGGCGAGTATCAGTTATATGAATTTTGCCACGACACTGGTGCAGTTCCCGCACGGGCTGGTCGCAACGGCGATCAGCATCGCCATCTTGCCAACACTCTCCCGGCAGGCGGTATTGCTGCATTCGGATGACGGGTTGCGCACCTATCAAGACACCCTGAGTCGCGGTTTGCGCCTGGCCGCGGCGTTGATTATCCCGGCATCGGTCGGCTTATTTGTGTTGGCGGCGCCGATTGTGCGGTTGATTTTTGAGCACGGCTCCTTCACAGCGGTCGATACCGCTCATACGGTCCTGGCCCTGCAACTCTACCTGATCGGGCTGCCGTTCGCTGCAGTGGATTTGCTGCTGGTTTTTGCCTTCTATTCGCAGCAGGATACTCTGACACCGGCCATTATTGGCGTGATCAGCCTGGCGGCCTATATGGCTGTGGCGCTGGGCCTGATGGATCGCTACGGCCTGTTCAGCCTGATGATTGCTGACTCGGTCAAACATATCCTGCACGCCAGCATCTCCGCGTGGTTGCTGCGCCGGCGGATTGGCGGCCGCTACCGGAACGGTCTGGCGACTACCGTGCTGAAAACCGCCCTGGCCTCGGCGGTGATGGGGCTGGTGGCCGCCGAAGCCAACCGGTTGCTGACCGATCTGGTCCCTGCAGGGTTGCCGGGAGAGATTCTGCTGGTACTTGGCGCAGCGGCAGCCGGCGGCGCTATGTTCATGGTGCTGGCGCTGGCGCTGCACATCGGGGAGTTGACCTGGCTGCTGGGCCTTTTGAAGGCGCGGCTGGTACGGTAG